A single genomic interval of Vibrio gallicus harbors:
- a CDS encoding DUF1887 family protein has protein sequence MPVQIGIIDQDPIRLVTPLLDDRAVSRHMIFIGDINQHPMFEKLAVVLKKRGIVSEFFEIPNVSNTALIKARVLELAKRLKENGDPVKFNASCGLRHRLLSVYEIVRSFDWPIFVVEPNTDRQSWLYPEGLIDAQVQDHIRISDYLTIFGAQAEFPIEEEMIHIDEVLLTVCEKWASHALELGPGLATLNFLATTCRKEHKLDVELSIKQQGYRELNILLDDLVGAELADYKDGVLTFHSEKARRFSNGEWLESLVHAHVRKIQAELSTLQDCSLNVQVSRKIGDKEVRNELDVATVVNNKLHIIECKTKGMRDDGDDTLYKLESLRDLLGGLQARAMLVSFRPLRHNDITRATDLGLALIGPDELKDLNHYLKNWFLAAGGTEDLPY, from the coding sequence ATGCCCGTTCAAATTGGTATCATAGATCAAGACCCAATACGCTTGGTTACTCCCCTTCTAGATGATAGAGCGGTCAGTCGTCATATGATTTTCATTGGCGATATTAATCAACACCCTATGTTTGAGAAATTAGCTGTGGTATTGAAAAAACGAGGGATTGTTAGTGAATTTTTCGAGATTCCAAACGTTTCTAATACTGCCTTAATTAAAGCTCGTGTATTAGAGCTGGCAAAACGACTCAAAGAAAATGGTGACCCTGTAAAATTTAACGCAAGTTGTGGGTTGCGACACCGGTTACTATCTGTGTATGAAATAGTGCGCAGCTTCGATTGGCCAATATTCGTGGTTGAACCAAACACAGACAGACAAAGTTGGCTCTACCCTGAAGGCCTAATTGATGCTCAGGTTCAAGACCATATTCGTATTAGCGACTACCTCACTATATTTGGCGCGCAGGCCGAGTTTCCTATCGAAGAGGAAATGATCCATATTGATGAAGTGCTATTGACGGTATGTGAAAAATGGGCAAGCCATGCTCTAGAGTTGGGGCCTGGTCTTGCTACCCTCAATTTTTTAGCTACCACCTGTCGCAAAGAGCACAAGCTTGATGTTGAGCTAAGTATCAAGCAACAAGGGTATAGAGAACTCAATATCTTGTTAGATGACTTAGTAGGCGCTGAACTCGCTGATTATAAAGACGGGGTATTAACATTCCATTCTGAAAAAGCACGACGCTTCTCAAATGGTGAATGGTTGGAATCATTAGTGCATGCCCATGTACGGAAGATACAAGCTGAGCTTTCAACCTTACAAGATTGCTCACTCAACGTTCAAGTTAGCCGCAAGATTGGAGATAAAGAGGTTCGTAATGAGCTTGATGTCGCAACCGTAGTCAACAACAAGTTGCACATTATCGAGTGTAAAACTAAGGGGATGCGTGATGATGGCGATGATACCCTTTATAAATTGGAATCGTTACGTGACCTTTTAGGTGGACTGCAAGCTCGCGCAATGCTGGTTAGCTTTAGACCACTTCGCCACAATGATATTACCCGTGCAACGGATTTAGGGCTCGCACTTATTGGGCCTGATGAACTAAAAGACCTCAATCATTACCTAAAAAATTGGTTTCTAGCCGCAGGTGGTACTGAAGACCTGCCTTATTAA
- a CDS encoding COG3014 family protein, with amino-acid sequence MKDRKRMYRTASIVVCSALLSACASLSAGNLFSHYTAQNHDVYQSLESGYYLKAQQLLPEERAGDILDNLERGRVDFLAASYPQSLSAFEGSDKAVQEWQNQAVISISETATSVGALAVNDNLTNYEPADYELGFLHLYLGLNYIQKNSLEGALVEMRRANQVQERARKKRESDLESAQADMKKNGLSPNLGSVLSRYPDAGDKLKAIQNGYLLYLSALLYETQGDPNGAYVDYRRALAVAPHNKQVIDGTLRVATELGMRQDLALLNKQYGAYKPLPKGEGRVIILDERGVVKAMSDWSLTLPIYDSRGDVGFYSIALPYYDDNATQRFGALQLDGNGIVADELVDVNLMASNQLSEQMPKILLRQALRTVTKDQVRKQTASGNDIANVVFNVFNTLTEQPDTRSWQSLPATVYSSGATLNEGQHKLFVAGTRYEFPVRSGQTTLVWLSRQGNNVTIWHKLLGAI; translated from the coding sequence ATGAAAGATAGAAAACGCATGTATCGCACAGCTTCAATTGTAGTTTGTAGCGCACTATTGAGTGCCTGTGCGTCGCTGTCAGCTGGAAATTTATTTAGCCATTATACCGCACAGAATCATGACGTGTATCAATCGCTAGAGTCTGGATATTATCTAAAAGCGCAACAGCTGTTGCCTGAAGAGCGAGCGGGTGACATTTTAGATAACCTAGAGCGGGGTCGCGTTGATTTTCTTGCAGCTTCTTATCCGCAGAGCCTATCTGCTTTTGAAGGTAGCGATAAGGCGGTGCAAGAATGGCAAAATCAGGCAGTGATTTCGATTAGCGAAACCGCAACCAGCGTTGGAGCATTAGCTGTAAACGACAACCTCACCAATTACGAACCAGCAGACTATGAACTCGGATTTTTACATCTATATCTAGGCTTAAACTACATTCAAAAGAATAGTTTAGAGGGTGCACTGGTTGAAATGCGCCGTGCTAATCAAGTTCAAGAGCGAGCTCGTAAGAAACGAGAATCTGATTTGGAATCTGCCCAAGCAGATATGAAGAAGAACGGGTTGAGCCCAAACTTGGGTAGTGTTCTTTCGCGCTACCCGGATGCCGGAGATAAACTAAAAGCAATACAGAATGGTTATCTGCTTTATTTATCAGCTCTTCTTTATGAGACGCAAGGCGACCCGAATGGTGCTTATGTTGACTACCGCCGTGCACTGGCCGTTGCGCCGCACAATAAACAAGTTATTGATGGTACCTTAAGGGTAGCAACTGAACTTGGCATGCGACAAGATCTAGCACTACTGAATAAGCAGTATGGCGCATATAAGCCACTTCCTAAAGGGGAAGGGCGGGTCATTATATTAGATGAGCGTGGTGTGGTGAAGGCAATGAGTGATTGGAGCCTTACTTTACCTATCTATGACAGTCGTGGCGATGTAGGTTTTTATTCTATCGCTTTGCCTTACTATGATGACAACGCCACCCAGAGATTTGGTGCGTTGCAACTAGATGGTAACGGTATAGTTGCTGATGAGCTGGTTGATGTGAACCTTATGGCGAGCAACCAACTTTCCGAGCAGATGCCAAAGATTTTATTGAGACAGGCGCTGCGCACTGTTACAAAAGATCAGGTGCGTAAGCAGACGGCCTCAGGAAATGATATTGCGAATGTGGTGTTTAACGTATTTAACACCCTAACTGAGCAGCCTGATACCCGAAGCTGGCAATCATTACCCGCTACGGTGTATAGCTCTGGTGCTACACTAAATGAAGGGCAACATAAGCTTTTTGTAGCAGGAACTCGCTATGAGTTCCCTGTACGTAGTGGGCAAACAACTCTAGTGTGGCTATCACGTCAGGGAAATAACGTCACTATTTGGCATAAATTGTTAGGGGCAATTTAA
- a CDS encoding YcfL family protein: MKKWIFVLIAILSVAGCATNTAGLRVDGKSQKVLFGDNVLGSRLLIDDISTVEKDGRTRGIVTVSSNYKADLRIQYRFYWYDDNGLEVNTKPSAWRQDVVRGFETRTLSEISINPEGTQFRVQVREADN, encoded by the coding sequence ATGAAAAAATGGATCTTTGTATTGATTGCAATATTGAGCGTCGCAGGTTGTGCAACTAATACAGCCGGGCTGCGAGTTGATGGCAAATCGCAGAAGGTTTTGTTTGGTGATAACGTGCTGGGCAGCCGCTTACTTATCGATGATATTTCGACGGTCGAAAAAGATGGTCGTACACGTGGTATCGTGACTGTAAGTAGCAACTATAAGGCAGATCTTCGTATTCAATATCGTTTTTATTGGTATGACGATAACGGGTTGGAGGTAAATACCAAACCCTCAGCTTGGCGCCAAGACGTTGTAAGGGGATTCGAAACACGAACCCTATCCGAGATTTCAATTAATCCAGAAGGAACCCAATTTAGGGTTCAAGTTCGAGAAGCAGACAATTAA
- the lpoB gene encoding penicillin-binding protein activator LpoB yields the protein MKKSVIALLGLAVILGGCSNKVNYGDAQAVETTTVDFGSTDLQKIAAEMVDSMLNSGSVAAITKDQRPIVFVERIKNKTSEHIDTESITDSVSTKMLNSGKFRFVDMDRVESVRKQLKFQNNDELVDQSSAIQFGQMVGAQYMLYGNLSSIVKEAGSDKDVYYKMTMRLMDLKTGLIEWADETEIRKQQSKSLLGL from the coding sequence ATGAAGAAAAGTGTCATTGCACTGTTGGGTCTAGCGGTCATTCTTGGCGGCTGTTCAAATAAGGTTAACTACGGTGATGCGCAAGCAGTAGAAACGACTACCGTTGACTTTGGTTCAACAGACTTGCAAAAAATTGCTGCTGAGATGGTAGATAGCATGCTGAACTCAGGTTCAGTGGCTGCAATCACTAAGGATCAACGTCCGATTGTGTTTGTAGAGCGCATTAAAAATAAAACGAGTGAGCATATTGATACCGAATCTATTACAGACTCAGTCTCAACAAAAATGCTCAATTCTGGAAAGTTCCGTTTTGTGGATATGGACCGCGTAGAGTCAGTGCGTAAGCAACTCAAGTTCCAAAATAACGATGAACTAGTTGATCAATCAAGCGCTATCCAGTTCGGTCAAATGGTTGGTGCGCAATATATGCTTTATGGCAACCTGTCTAGTATTGTCAAAGAAGCAGGCAGTGATAAAGACGTCTATTATAAAATGACCATGCGTTTGATGGACTTGAAAACAGGTTTAATTGAATGGGCCGATGAGACAGAGATTCGCAAACAGCAGTCGAAGAGCTTATTGGGTTTATAA
- the ycfP gene encoding alpha/beta hydrolase YcfP, with protein sequence MIIYLHGFDSTSPGNHEKVLQLQFIDDDVRFINYSTLHPKHDMAHLLKEVHKTIESSEDANPIICGVGLGGFWAERIGFLCGIKQVIFNPNLHPERTMLGRIDRPEEYDDIATKCVEQYRIKNKEHCLVILSEQDEVHDNKITASELQDYYKIIWDENETHKFKKISHHLQTMKSFKEA encoded by the coding sequence ATGATTATTTATCTTCACGGTTTTGACTCAACCAGCCCAGGGAACCACGAAAAAGTACTGCAACTGCAGTTTATTGACGATGATGTTCGCTTTATCAACTACAGCACACTTCATCCTAAGCATGATATGGCCCACCTTCTGAAAGAGGTGCACAAGACTATAGAGTCTTCAGAAGATGCAAACCCTATAATTTGTGGAGTAGGGTTAGGTGGATTTTGGGCAGAGCGAATCGGCTTTTTGTGTGGTATTAAACAGGTCATTTTCAATCCAAACCTTCACCCAGAGCGCACTATGTTAGGACGTATTGATCGCCCTGAAGAGTATGATGACATAGCAACTAAGTGTGTTGAGCAGTATCGCATCAAAAACAAGGAACACTGCCTAGTGATTCTGTCAGAGCAAGATGAGGTTCATGATAATAAAATCACGGCTTCTGAGCTGCAAGATTACTATAAAATCATTTGGGATGAGAACGAAACCCACAAGTTCAAGAAAATTTCCCACCATTTGCAAACGATGAAGTCATTTAAGGAAGCATAG
- the hinT gene encoding purine nucleoside phosphoramidase — protein MAEETIFSKIIRQEIKSDLIYQDELVTAFQDINPRAPLHILIVPNHVIATVNDATEEDERALGRMFTVAAKIAKDEGIATDGYRLIVNCNSYGGQEVYHIHMHLVGGKPLGPMLVG, from the coding sequence ATGGCTGAAGAAACAATATTTAGTAAAATCATACGCCAAGAGATCAAATCAGATTTGATTTATCAAGACGAACTCGTTACTGCATTTCAGGATATTAATCCCCGCGCCCCTTTGCATATTTTGATTGTGCCTAACCATGTTATTGCCACGGTTAATGATGCGACGGAAGAGGACGAGCGAGCATTAGGACGTATGTTTACGGTTGCCGCCAAGATTGCAAAAGATGAAGGCATTGCAACCGATGGCTATCGGTTGATAGTAAATTGCAATTCTTATGGCGGGCAAGAGGTTTACCATATACATATGCATTTAGTGGGTGGTAAGCCGCTAGGACCGATGCTGGTTGGTTAA
- a CDS encoding CBS domain-containing protein yields the protein MQSLKVKDYMSHQAVTFTPNMSLSAALNKVMQSDKISGPVIDESEQVVGFLSEQDLLEKLVKVSYHCQDTHIVADVMYKEVLSVAPDMSIIELVEMMKVGKPKVYPVVDDGRLVGIITRSDVLRALGESIDACFQHPV from the coding sequence ATGCAATCATTGAAAGTCAAAGACTATATGTCCCACCAAGCGGTAACCTTTACACCTAATATGTCATTGTCAGCAGCGCTTAACAAAGTCATGCAGAGCGATAAAATCAGCGGGCCTGTTATTGATGAAAGCGAGCAGGTGGTGGGTTTCCTATCTGAACAGGACTTACTCGAAAAGCTCGTTAAAGTGAGCTATCACTGCCAAGATACCCATATTGTCGCGGATGTAATGTATAAAGAGGTACTTAGTGTCGCACCTGATATGTCTATTATTGAGTTAGTTGAGATGATGAAAGTCGGTAAACCTAAGGTGTACCCAGTGGTAGATGATGGTCGATTGGTTGGGATTATTACTCGAAGTGATGTACTACGCGCTTTAGGTGAATCTATTGATGCCTGTTTCCAGCATCCGGTTTAA
- the udp gene encoding uridine phosphorylase: MSAQQNVFHLGVNQADLQGATLAIIPGDPERVQRIADTMDNPQFLASHREYTLYLAQIDKHKVVVCSTGIGGPSTSIAVEELAQLGVTTFLRVGTTGAIQADVNVGDMIVTTASVRLDGASLHFAPMEFPAVSDFNIALAMKESAVEQGAVVHTGVTASSDTFYPGQERYDTSTGRVVRRFQGSMQEWQEMGVLNFEMESATLLTMCASSGLKAGCVAGVIINRTQQEIPDSAKMKEIESLSIKTVVEAARKVLTQ, encoded by the coding sequence ATGAGTGCCCAACAAAATGTATTTCACTTAGGCGTAAATCAAGCAGATTTACAAGGTGCAACTCTGGCAATTATACCCGGAGACCCAGAGCGAGTTCAGCGCATTGCTGATACCATGGATAATCCTCAATTTCTTGCCAGTCATCGCGAATATACCTTATATCTTGCACAAATCGATAAGCACAAGGTAGTAGTGTGTTCGACGGGAATTGGTGGTCCATCAACATCGATTGCAGTTGAAGAACTGGCCCAATTGGGGGTGACTACTTTTTTACGTGTCGGTACAACAGGCGCAATTCAAGCCGATGTTAATGTAGGAGATATGATAGTTACTACAGCGTCGGTACGCCTAGATGGCGCAAGCCTGCATTTTGCACCAATGGAGTTTCCAGCAGTATCGGATTTCAACATTGCATTAGCAATGAAGGAATCTGCAGTTGAGCAGGGGGCTGTGGTCCATACCGGTGTCACAGCGTCTAGTGACACTTTTTATCCCGGTCAAGAACGTTACGACACCTCGACAGGGCGCGTAGTCCGACGTTTTCAAGGCTCTATGCAAGAATGGCAAGAGATGGGCGTACTCAACTTTGAAATGGAGTCAGCCACGTTACTAACCATGTGTGCAAGCTCCGGATTGAAAGCAGGTTGTGTTGCGGGGGTTATTATAAATCGTACGCAGCAAGAGATCCCTGATTCAGCGAAGATGAAAGAGATAGAGTCTTTATCTATTAAAACGGTAGTGGAAGCGGCAAGAAAAGTGCTTACGCAATAG